A stretch of Sphingorhabdus sp. YGSMI21 DNA encodes these proteins:
- a CDS encoding DUF4349 domain-containing protein — protein MRFSLFAIMMAFALAACSNGSESGAELQMAEESADAYSVEEPPVRDSESANSTAEAGDIPVSVPQIAYSYQYGFRLPASEIAKTQRAHVELCEKRGPEICRVLNMDNSGGEGDYATGMLNIEVAAPQARAFGEQLAKAVDSNGGSQIATSISGEDLSKRIVDTEARLRSRSLLSQRLTELLRTKKGSVAELVEAERAVTQVNEEIDQARGWLKEMRGRVAFSKIVINYQSAAPGSGGFSRPIREAFAGIASTLGSSIGAAITFLAVTLPWILVLCLGIYLRRRFKAPDRTFWGRRIEVAASSDD, from the coding sequence ATGCGTTTTTCATTATTTGCCATCATGATGGCTTTCGCCTTAGCCGCATGCAGCAACGGCAGTGAATCCGGAGCCGAACTGCAGATGGCGGAAGAATCGGCAGATGCATATTCTGTCGAAGAGCCCCCTGTTCGGGATTCGGAAAGCGCCAACAGCACCGCGGAGGCTGGCGACATCCCGGTTTCGGTTCCTCAGATCGCCTATAGCTATCAATATGGCTTTCGCCTTCCAGCCTCGGAAATTGCAAAGACTCAACGGGCTCATGTCGAATTGTGCGAAAAACGCGGCCCGGAAATCTGCCGCGTCCTGAATATGGACAATAGTGGCGGAGAAGGTGATTATGCCACGGGCATGCTGAATATCGAAGTTGCCGCGCCACAAGCGCGTGCCTTTGGCGAGCAGCTCGCCAAAGCGGTCGACAGCAACGGCGGGAGCCAGATTGCGACATCGATAAGCGGCGAAGATCTTTCCAAGCGGATTGTCGACACGGAAGCACGTCTCCGAAGCCGGAGTTTATTGTCGCAGCGCCTGACTGAACTGCTGCGGACCAAAAAAGGGAGCGTGGCGGAACTCGTAGAAGCCGAGCGCGCGGTTACGCAGGTCAATGAGGAAATCGATCAGGCCCGCGGTTGGCTGAAGGAAATGCGCGGACGCGTGGCATTCAGCAAGATCGTGATCAACTACCAGTCCGCGGCGCCAGGTTCTGGCGGTTTCTCAAGGCCAATTCGAGAAGCTTTCGCCGGTATCGCCTCGACACTCGGTTCTTCGATCGGTGCCGCGATCACATTCCTTGCCGTCACCCTGCCCTGGATATTGGTTTTGTGCTTGGGGATTTACCTGCGTCGCAGATTCAAGGCACCGGACCGCACATTCTGGGGGCGTCGGATTGAAGTCGCCGCATCCTCGGACGATTGA
- the parC gene encoding DNA topoisomerase IV subunit A, translating into MSDVTEAPPEEPEDEFDAIVEAPFDAALSERYLIYAMSTITARSLPDLRDGLKPVHRRLLWAMRLLKLDPSQGYKKCARVVGDVIGKYHPHGDQSVYDAMVRLAQTFSLRYPLVDGQGNFGNIDGDNAAAYRYTEARLTRTAIELMHGLDENAADLKPTYNGEDEEPEVMPGLFPNLLANGASGIAVGMATSIPSHNVHEIIDAATLLIDSPKAEHAEIMAIIKGPDLATGGTLVDPKSVIDAAYESGRGAMRVRCKWEKEDAEGRGAWQIVVTEIPYQVQKGKLIEQIAQIIADKKLPILADIRDESDEQVRIVLEPKNRAVDPEDLMNALFRMSDLENRFSLNMNVLDKDRVPKVMGISEVLRHWIVHQIEVLVRRSQHRLDKIDARLELLEGYIIAYLNLDRVIEIIRNHDDPKPMLMDEFKLTDRQAEAILNMRLRSLRKLEEMELRTERDKLLEEREGLEKLIDSPARQKTRLKKDLAELRKLYAEDTELGARRTMLIEAAPAREISLEAFIEKEPVTVIMSQRGWIKAMKGHADLSTPDSFKFKEGDGPKYAFHAQTTDKLLMCCDNGRFYTIGADKLPGARGFGEPVGSMVDLEPGAEPIALMVADMKGKLLLASTWGRGFVANIADVVAETKKGRQVANLKGDARLLVVRQVPENADHVAAIGENRKLVVFSLSEMPEMARGQGVMLQRYKDGGLSDAILFRLEEGLSWTMGGESGRTRTENDLTMWRVARGAAGRLPPTGFPKSGKFD; encoded by the coding sequence ATGAGTGATGTAACCGAAGCCCCGCCCGAAGAACCCGAAGATGAATTTGATGCGATAGTCGAAGCGCCCTTTGATGCGGCGCTTTCCGAACGCTATCTGATTTACGCGATGTCGACGATTACCGCGCGGTCGCTGCCGGATTTGCGCGACGGGCTGAAGCCCGTGCATCGCCGTCTCCTGTGGGCGATGCGGCTGCTCAAGCTCGATCCGTCGCAAGGCTACAAGAAATGCGCCCGTGTGGTCGGCGATGTGATCGGTAAATATCACCCGCATGGCGACCAGTCGGTCTATGATGCGATGGTCCGTCTCGCCCAGACTTTCTCCCTGCGCTATCCGCTGGTCGACGGGCAGGGGAATTTCGGCAATATCGATGGCGATAATGCTGCCGCCTATCGCTATACCGAGGCCCGGCTGACCCGCACGGCGATCGAGCTGATGCACGGTCTGGACGAGAATGCCGCTGATCTGAAGCCGACCTATAATGGCGAGGATGAAGAGCCCGAGGTCATGCCCGGCCTGTTCCCGAACCTGCTGGCCAATGGCGCGAGCGGGATCGCCGTGGGTATGGCGACCAGTATTCCTTCGCACAATGTCCACGAGATTATCGACGCCGCAACCTTGCTGATCGATAGTCCCAAGGCCGAACATGCCGAGATCATGGCGATCATCAAGGGGCCGGATCTGGCGACCGGCGGCACTTTGGTCGATCCCAAATCGGTGATCGACGCGGCCTATGAAAGCGGACGCGGTGCGATGCGGGTGCGCTGCAAGTGGGAGAAGGAAGACGCCGAGGGGCGCGGAGCGTGGCAGATCGTCGTCACCGAAATTCCCTATCAGGTGCAAAAGGGCAAGCTGATCGAGCAGATCGCCCAGATCATTGCCGACAAGAAACTGCCGATCCTCGCTGATATCCGGGATGAATCCGATGAACAGGTTCGGATTGTTCTCGAACCCAAAAACCGCGCGGTCGATCCCGAGGACCTGATGAACGCGCTGTTCCGCATGTCGGATCTGGAAAACCGCTTCTCGCTCAACATGAATGTGCTCGACAAGGACCGGGTGCCCAAGGTGATGGGCATCAGCGAAGTTTTGAGGCACTGGATTGTCCACCAGATTGAAGTGCTGGTGCGCCGTTCGCAGCACCGGCTCGACAAGATCGATGCCCGGCTCGAACTGCTCGAAGGCTATATCATCGCCTATCTCAATCTCGACCGCGTGATCGAGATTATCCGCAATCATGACGACCCCAAGCCGATGCTGATGGACGAGTTCAAGCTGACCGACCGTCAGGCCGAGGCGATCCTCAACATGCGGCTGCGCTCGTTGCGCAAGCTCGAGGAGATGGAATTGCGGACCGAGCGCGACAAGCTGCTCGAGGAACGGGAAGGGCTGGAAAAGCTGATCGACAGCCCGGCGCGGCAGAAGACACGGCTGAAGAAGGATCTCGCGGAGCTGCGCAAGCTCTATGCCGAGGATACCGAACTTGGCGCGCGGCGGACGATGTTGATCGAAGCGGCACCCGCACGGGAAATCTCTCTTGAAGCCTTTATCGAGAAGGAGCCGGTCACCGTGATCATGTCGCAGCGCGGCTGGATCAAGGCAATGAAAGGCCATGCGGACCTTTCCACGCCGGACAGTTTCAAGTTCAAGGAAGGCGACGGCCCGAAATATGCCTTCCACGCGCAGACCACTGACAAGCTGCTGATGTGCTGCGACAACGGGCGTTTCTATACGATCGGGGCGGACAAGCTTCCCGGCGCGCGCGGATTTGGCGAACCGGTCGGATCTATGGTCGACCTGGAACCTGGCGCCGAACCGATTGCGCTAATGGTCGCCGACATGAAGGGCAAGCTGCTGCTCGCCTCGACCTGGGGGCGTGGTTTCGTCGCCAATATCGCCGATGTGGTCGCCGAGACCAAGAAGGGCCGGCAGGTCGCCAATCTCAAGGGGGACGCACGTTTGCTCGTGGTTCGACAGGTGCCGGAAAATGCCGACCATGTCGCGGCGATCGGCGAAAACCGCAAACTGGTCGTCTTCTCGCTTTCCGAAATGCCGGAAATGGCAAGGGGGCAGGGCGTCATGCTGCAGCGCTACAAGGACGGCGGGCTGTCCGACGCGATTTTGTTCAGACTGGAAGAAGGGCTGAGCTGGACCATGGGCGGTGAAAGCGGCCGGACGCGCACGGAAAATGATCTGACCATGTGGCGGGTCGCGCGCGGGGCGGCGGGCCGGTTGCCACCGACGGGATTCCCGAAGAGCGGGAAATTTGATTGA
- a CDS encoding TetR/AcrR family transcriptional regulator, which translates to MSTRLAIMDIAAEAVRRRGYNGVSLDQIARDVGIQKSSIYYHFSSKSELIAAIFRRFSGQIFSFLEETGQERRAGDRLMAYIVETGTFVEEGESICMSIALNIDRDRLHSEIVDDLLSFHEANIAWLTETFELGLKDGSIASIGDPVEEANACLALVDGAQLMARAHQDSKLYDQATLLLRSRISPSVPDDAAR; encoded by the coding sequence ATGAGTACCAGATTGGCGATCATGGACATTGCTGCCGAGGCGGTCCGCAGACGGGGATATAACGGCGTCAGTCTGGACCAGATTGCGCGTGATGTCGGTATCCAGAAGTCGAGCATATATTATCATTTTTCGTCGAAATCGGAGTTGATAGCCGCAATATTCCGGCGTTTCTCCGGTCAGATATTCTCGTTTCTGGAAGAGACGGGCCAGGAGCGCCGTGCGGGTGATCGTCTAATGGCCTATATTGTCGAAACCGGCACCTTCGTCGAAGAAGGCGAGTCGATCTGCATGTCGATTGCGCTGAATATTGACCGCGACAGACTGCACAGTGAAATCGTCGATGATCTGCTTAGCTTTCATGAAGCCAATATCGCGTGGCTAACCGAGACGTTCGAACTGGGCCTCAAGGATGGCAGCATAGCCTCTATAGGCGATCCTGTCGAAGAAGCGAACGCCTGCCTTGCGCTCGTCGATGGCGCGCAACTGATGGCGCGTGCCCATCAGGATTCGAAATTATACGATCAGGCCACCTTGCTGCTGCGTTCGAGAATTTCTCCATCCGTCCCGGATGACGCCGCGCGCTAG
- a CDS encoding DUF4212 domain-containing protein, whose translation MSDNSPEKSVGDGATSDVEKVYWSQNIRLLATLMTIWFVVSFGAGILFRDFLDQFAIGGYPLGFWFAQQGAIYFFILLIIFYSVRMKQIERQYDLDD comes from the coding sequence ATGTCCGATAACAGTCCGGAAAAGTCCGTTGGCGACGGGGCTACCAGCGATGTGGAAAAGGTCTATTGGTCACAGAATATCCGGTTACTCGCGACGTTGATGACGATCTGGTTCGTCGTTTCTTTCGGCGCGGGCATCCTCTTTCGCGACTTTCTCGATCAATTTGCCATTGGCGGTTATCCGCTCGGCTTCTGGTTCGCGCAGCAGGGCGCGATCTATTTCTTCATCCTGCTGATCATCTTTTACAGCGTGCGGATGAAGCAGATCGAGCGCCAATATGATCTCGATGATTGA
- a CDS encoding sodium:solute symporter family protein, which yields MQTQTLIYIFVGLSFALYIGIAIASRAGSTKEFYVAGGGVNPVVNGMATAADWMSAASFISMAGIIAFSGYDGSVYLMGWTGGYVMLALLLAPYLRKFGQFTVPDFIGTRYYSKAARVVAVICLIFISFTYIAGQMRGVGIVFSRFLDVPITLGVIIGMAIVFVYAVLGGMKGITYTQVAQYCVLIFAYMVPAFFISFLITGNPVPQLGLGSTVNDGSGLYVLQKLDLVLQDMGFAAYTDGSKSMIDVFCITAALMIGTAGLPHVIVRFFTVPKASDARKSAGWALVFIALLYTTAPAVGAFARLNFIDSVQDTDYAEAPAWFKNWESNDLIAWRDKNGDGKMQLGKGDPFQGAPQFTTSTGPSGERVVENAAANDNPNEVYVDRDIMVLANPEIANLPGWVIALVAAGGLAAALSTAAGLLLVISSSISHDLLKSTFRPQITEKGELLAARLAATAAIVVAGYLGIYPPGWVAQVVAFAFGLAAASLFPAIFMGIFSKRMNREGAIAGMVTGLSFTFLYIGWFKLWSPESNVTANWLFGISPEGIGVIGMLLNFAVAIAVARFTSAPPKEIGWLVDKIRVPRG from the coding sequence ATGCAAACCCAGACACTCATTTATATTTTCGTTGGCCTGTCCTTTGCGCTCTATATCGGGATCGCGATCGCGTCGCGGGCCGGTTCGACGAAGGAATTCTATGTCGCCGGCGGCGGGGTCAATCCGGTGGTCAACGGCATGGCGACAGCAGCCGACTGGATGTCGGCAGCGAGTTTCATCTCGATGGCCGGGATCATTGCCTTTTCCGGCTATGACGGCTCGGTCTATCTGATGGGCTGGACCGGCGGCTATGTCATGCTGGCGCTTTTGCTCGCGCCCTATTTGCGGAAATTCGGCCAGTTTACGGTGCCGGACTTTATCGGCACGCGCTACTATTCGAAAGCGGCCCGGGTGGTGGCGGTGATCTGTCTGATCTTTATCAGCTTCACCTATATCGCCGGGCAGATGCGCGGGGTTGGCATCGTCTTCTCCCGCTTTCTCGATGTACCGATCACACTCGGCGTTATCATCGGCATGGCGATTGTCTTTGTCTATGCCGTGCTCGGCGGGATGAAGGGCATTACCTATACGCAGGTCGCGCAATATTGCGTGTTGATCTTTGCCTATATGGTCCCGGCTTTTTTCATCAGCTTCCTGATCACCGGCAATCCGGTGCCGCAATTGGGGCTGGGATCGACGGTCAATGACGGGTCGGGACTCTATGTATTGCAGAAACTTGATCTGGTGCTGCAGGACATGGGCTTTGCCGCCTATACCGACGGCAGCAAGTCGATGATCGACGTTTTCTGCATCACCGCTGCCCTGATGATCGGAACCGCTGGCCTGCCGCATGTGATCGTCCGCTTCTTCACCGTGCCCAAGGCGTCGGACGCGCGCAAGTCGGCGGGCTGGGCTCTGGTTTTCATTGCCCTTCTCTATACCACAGCACCAGCGGTGGGCGCCTTTGCCCGGCTCAACTTCATCGATAGCGTGCAGGATACCGATTATGCTGAGGCACCGGCATGGTTCAAAAATTGGGAGAGCAACGACCTGATCGCCTGGCGCGACAAAAATGGCGACGGCAAGATGCAGCTGGGCAAGGGCGATCCTTTTCAGGGCGCGCCGCAGTTCACGACAAGCACCGGACCCAGTGGTGAACGTGTTGTAGAAAATGCAGCGGCGAACGATAATCCGAACGAGGTCTATGTTGACCGCGATATCATGGTGCTGGCCAATCCGGAAATCGCCAATCTGCCAGGCTGGGTGATCGCGCTGGTCGCCGCCGGCGGTCTGGCGGCGGCGTTGTCGACGGCGGCGGGGCTGCTACTGGTGATCAGTTCGTCAATCAGTCACGATCTTCTGAAAAGCACCTTCCGACCGCAGATTACCGAGAAGGGCGAGCTGCTCGCAGCCCGGCTGGCCGCTACCGCAGCGATCGTTGTGGCCGGCTATCTCGGCATCTATCCGCCCGGATGGGTCGCGCAGGTGGTTGCTTTCGCCTTTGGTCTGGCCGCCGCCTCGCTATTTCCGGCGATCTTCATGGGGATTTTTTCCAAACGGATGAACCGCGAGGGCGCGATTGCCGGAATGGTAACGGGGCTGAGCTTCACCTTCCTCTATATCGGCTGGTTCAAGCTCTGGTCGCCGGAAAGCAATGTCACGGCGAACTGGCTGTTCGGAATCTCGCCCGAGGGTATTGGCGTGATCGGAATGCTGCTGAATTTCGCGGTGGCGATTGCGGTCGCGCGGTTTACAAGCGCGCCGCCGAAGGAGATCGGCTGGCTGGTCGACAAGATCCGGGTGCCGCGGGGCTAG
- a CDS encoding zinc ribbon domain-containing protein: protein MVCTSCGTEVQAADSYCANCGAALQADTEAGPSGKSDKARGPGLASGGLILIRSIFTMPIKTANLAAHELRKIAKTGAIDSDRDFPHLFWCKAMLPVVATFLSALVLLGTLGLAVAQAGIAGFFIGIFAAIFAAIAADWFIMIVGEYLMIKVVSARYYLQHIEDYEGETERH, encoded by the coding sequence ATGGTCTGCACATCTTGCGGCACTGAAGTTCAAGCGGCAGATAGCTATTGCGCCAATTGTGGCGCAGCGTTGCAAGCCGACACGGAAGCCGGACCGTCAGGGAAAAGCGACAAAGCCCGCGGACCGGGGCTTGCGTCGGGTGGCCTGATCCTGATCCGTTCGATATTCACGATGCCGATCAAGACCGCAAACCTGGCAGCGCACGAACTCCGCAAGATCGCGAAAACGGGTGCAATCGATTCCGATCGAGACTTTCCGCACCTGTTCTGGTGCAAGGCGATGCTGCCGGTCGTCGCAACCTTCCTGTCGGCGCTGGTATTGCTCGGCACGCTTGGACTGGCTGTCGCCCAAGCAGGAATCGCAGGTTTTTTCATCGGCATTTTTGCCGCAATCTTCGCCGCAATAGCAGCCGACTGGTTCATCATGATTGTCGGAGAATATCTGATGATAAAAGTCGTCAGCGCTCGCTATTACTTGCAGCATATCGAGGATTATGAAGGGGAAACTGAGCGGCACTGA
- a CDS encoding nitroreductase — translation MQFDDVILGRRSIRGYKPDPVPQELIEEILGLAMRAPSSMNTQPYNFYVITGEPLEKIRAGNTERMLAGVPQSREFRTGEAFAGAHRERQIGVAKQLFSAMGIERDDKEARQDWVMRGFRQFDAPVCVIITYDKVLDGSDDTPFDCGAVATALVNAAWSRGLGTVINSQGIMQSPVVREHAGIADDQVIMKSIALGWPDESFPANAVVSERKPVDEAAVFVGFDG, via the coding sequence ATGCAGTTTGACGACGTAATCCTTGGCCGGCGCAGTATACGCGGCTACAAGCCGGACCCTGTTCCGCAGGAACTCATCGAGGAAATATTGGGACTGGCGATGCGCGCCCCCTCTTCGATGAACACGCAGCCCTATAATTTTTACGTCATAACCGGCGAGCCGCTGGAGAAAATCCGCGCCGGCAACACCGAGCGGATGCTGGCCGGGGTGCCGCAGTCGCGCGAATTCAGGACCGGAGAGGCCTTTGCAGGCGCGCATCGCGAGCGGCAGATCGGTGTGGCGAAACAGCTTTTCTCGGCGATGGGGATCGAGCGCGACGACAAGGAAGCGCGGCAGGACTGGGTGATGCGGGGATTCCGCCAGTTTGATGCGCCGGTGTGTGTGATCATTACCTATGACAAGGTGCTCGACGGCAGCGACGATACGCCTTTTGATTGCGGCGCAGTGGCGACGGCGCTGGTCAACGCGGCCTGGTCGCGGGGGCTGGGCACGGTGATCAACAGCCAGGGCATCATGCAGTCGCCGGTGGTCCGCGAACATGCCGGCATTGCCGATGACCAGGTGATCATGAAAAGTATTGCACTCGGCTGGCCGGACGAGAGCTTTCCTGCCAATGCCGTGGTGTCGGAGCGGAAGCCGGTGGATGAGGCTGCCGTGTTTGTGGGGTTCGACGGCTAG